In the Malaya genurostris strain Urasoe2022 chromosome 1, Malgen_1.1, whole genome shotgun sequence genome, one interval contains:
- the LOC131425283 gene encoding uncharacterized protein LOC131425283 yields MASNQVRLSEHVRETGESDNDNMTVGVVDELNSTIATTKTEPADTRASKNQYVESKPSLGAEFVPPDGGWGWIIVLAAGWSNLCTFPVLQQFGMLFRDRMSELAISSSEITSFINTNAALMSIVGLMNGPMFRRFSFRQVAFFGASLVTLGLVLTSISNSFITYIITFSVLYGSGVGITASANSLALNTYFKKKRRYATGFSWTVTALGPVVAPHIITYLLPKYGVNGTVLIFAGIAMNAIVCSLLLQPVHWHTKQAQPVDDAENSKPEDMALCNSCEATVDPPRKDHSILSSQYLYNSDDVNETGYEIIDPGTPMLARANDGWFSHYGSRATLEPMSRIPSSRPSYANLANAVQGTKGELRNRSNTFNREKEVIRLASRKLEQIIDHDTEDQCTCKREQETLLTKENVINDKSEESRKKLSLFQKIVIFFDLDLLKDSIYVNIMIGITLANFAELNFSVLTPFVLGDFGLSKEQTATAMSLLGVMDIFCRFFIPFVAGKIGWDNRTFFLFGVLNMALGRIVLAHVHTYPVILGMACWIGFNKGLRTVFMALAIPSHVPLDRLPGATGIHLLFSGVFALVVGPVVGFIRDQTNYTVTLHCLNIATFSTALSWGLEMYLLTPRRIRNEERKSKQQTTIR; encoded by the exons ATGGCATCGAACCAAGTCAGGTTATCGGAACACGTGCGCGAAACTGGTGAGAGTGACAATGACAACATGACTGTCGGTGTTGTCGACGAGTTGAATTCAACTATAGCTACTACGAAAACAGAACCCGCTGATACACGTGCTtctaaaaatcaatacgtcgaaaGCAAACCAAGTTTAGGCGCGGAATTCGTTCCGCCCGATGGCGGCTGGGGATGGATAATAGTGCTGGCAGCTGGCTGGTCTAAC CTGTGTACTTTTCCAGTCTTACAACAATTCGGGATGTTGTTCCGGGACCGAATGAGCGAACTGGCAATCAGCTCGTCAGAGATAACATCCTTTATCAACACGAATGCGGCCTTGATGTCGATAGTTG GTCTAATGAACGGACCAATGTTCCGCCGCTTCAGTTTTCGGCAGGTTGCCTTCTTCGGAGCTTCTCTAGTGACCTTGGGATTGGTTCTAACATCGATCTCCAATTCGTTCATTACATATATAATAACCTTCTCAGTATTATACG GATCTGGAGTTGGTATAACGGCATCCGCCAACTCATTGGCCCTCAATACTTATTTTAAAAAGAAACGACGGTACGCGACCGGGTTTTCCTGGACTGTTACAGCGCTTGGACCGGTTGTAGCGCCTCACATCATAACCTATCTACTGCCAAAGTATGGCGTCAACGGAACTGTACTTATTTTCGCTGGAATTGCAATGAACGCTATTGTGTGCTCCTTGTTGCTTCAGCCAGTTCATTGGCACACCAAGCAGGCTCAGCCGGTGGACGATGCAGAAAACTCAAAACCCGAGGACATGGCGCTGTGTAACAGTTGTGAAGCGACTGTTGATCCACCTCGGAAGGACCACAGTATTCTTTCTAGTCAGTATTTGTATAACTCGGACGATGTCAACGAAACAGGTTACGAAATCATCGATCCCGGAACTCCAATGCTGGCACGAGCTAACGACGGTTGGTTCTCTCATTACGGTTCTCGCGCTACCCTTGAACCTATGAGTCGAATTCCTTCATCTCGACCATCTTATGCTAATCTAGCAAACGCTGTGCAAGGTACTAAAGGTGAATTACGAAATAGATCGAACACTTTCAATCGTGAAAAAGAGGTAATAAGGCTGGCTTCTAGGAAGCTTGAACAAATCATTGATCACGACACAGAGGATCAGTGCACGTGCAAGCGAGAGCAAGAAACTTTGCTGACGAAGGAAAACGTGATAAACGATAAATCAGAAGAATCTCGGAAAAAGTTATCATTATTTCAGAAGATTGTCATATTTTTCGATTTAGACTTACTCAAAGATTCAATTTACGTCAATATTATGATCGGAATAACGTTAGCCAACTTTGCCGAGCTGAACTTTTCGGTGTTGACACCATTCGTACTTGGAGACTTTGGCCTCTCCAAGGAGCAGACAGCTACGGCGATGTCTCTACTCGGTGTGATGGATATATTCTGCAGATTTTTCATTCCATTCGTTGCAGGTAAAATCGGATGGGAcaatcgaacatttttcttgtTTGGTGTTTTGAATATGGCACTGGGAAGGATCG TGCTGGCTCACGTCCACACCTACCCGGTAATTCTAGGAATGGCATGCTGGATAGGATTCAACAAAGGTCTTCGCACAGTGTTCATGGCCCTTGCCATACCTTCTCACGTACCGCTTGATCGGTTACCGGGCGCCACCGGTATTCACTTACTATTCTCGGGTGTATTTGCACTCGTCGTGGGACCAGTCGTAG